The Altererythrobacter sp. Root672 genome includes a window with the following:
- a CDS encoding polysaccharide pyruvyl transferase family protein, with translation MSEAPGSQDGAAVGTVPCSSVILIDGQRKLLREAITKILAPGQDYALVDFPNFSNVGDSAIWLGARALLEDVAGRPPAYVATIKGFDEAALNAAVGAGPILINGGGNFGDLWPAHQDLREDLLRRFPGRPIVQLPQSIKFQDLSRARQFAELSRQHGNFTLMVRDEASREFARETLGIEAPLVPDCAVYLGPQQRRASPQVGTVLLLRTDSERTGVERGSLGALENSQLVDWIEEPSGLFRNAKRQARVEALLRAQFSRSARRLTLFDRLARQRLERGLTMLSQGEAVITDRLHGHILSLLLDMPHVTLDNSYGKVSGYVAAWNRNYEHHRLAVSAETALAARGELIR, from the coding sequence ATGTCCGAAGCGCCCGGCTCGCAGGATGGGGCGGCTGTAGGGACTGTCCCGTGTTCCAGCGTGATTCTGATCGACGGGCAGCGAAAGCTGCTGCGCGAAGCCATCACGAAAATCCTCGCGCCAGGGCAAGATTACGCGCTCGTCGATTTTCCGAACTTTTCGAATGTCGGCGACAGCGCCATCTGGCTCGGCGCGCGGGCATTGCTGGAGGACGTCGCCGGCCGTCCCCCGGCCTATGTCGCGACGATCAAGGGGTTTGATGAGGCGGCGCTCAATGCCGCGGTCGGTGCAGGTCCGATCCTGATCAACGGCGGCGGCAACTTCGGCGACCTGTGGCCCGCGCATCAGGACTTGCGCGAAGACCTGCTCCGGCGCTTCCCGGGTCGCCCGATCGTTCAGCTGCCGCAATCGATCAAGTTTCAGGACCTGAGCCGCGCGCGGCAGTTCGCGGAGCTTAGCCGGCAACACGGCAACTTCACGCTCATGGTTCGCGACGAGGCAAGCCGTGAATTCGCGAGGGAAACGCTCGGGATCGAGGCTCCGCTGGTACCCGATTGCGCCGTCTATCTGGGGCCGCAGCAGCGACGGGCGTCTCCCCAAGTCGGCACGGTCCTGTTGCTCCGCACCGACTCCGAACGCACCGGCGTGGAGCGGGGCTCGCTTGGAGCGCTCGAAAATTCCCAGCTCGTCGATTGGATCGAGGAGCCCTCCGGCCTGTTCAGGAACGCGAAACGGCAAGCTCGGGTCGAGGCGCTGCTTCGCGCGCAATTCTCCCGCTCGGCCAGGCGGCTGACGCTGTTCGATCGGCTTGCCCGCCAGCGGCTCGAGCGCGGGCTGACGATGCTCTCGCAGGGAGAGGCGGTGATCACCGATCGGCTCCACGGCCACATTCTCTCGCTGCTGCTCGACATGCCGCACGTCACGCTCGACAACAGCTACGGCAAGGTTTCCGGCTACGTCGCGGCGTGGAACCGGAACTATGAGCACCATCGGCTGGCCGTGAGCGCCGAAACGGCCCTGGCCGCGCGCGGGGAACTCATTCGATAA
- a CDS encoding lipopolysaccharide biosynthesis protein produces MVEFRGKLLAGAGWMGASRLAVNALGFLSTVVLARILTPDDFGLVALAMAMILLMSAITDTSLASALVQHEDPGEDHCNTILTMGVIRGVIAAGLFALAANPLADLFREPRLVDVMYVLSITLVLSGFANPRSILLTKDLIFWQQFMLQVSKKLTQLLIAVGLALIYRSYWAMILGTVIGQAVSVVVSYSVLPYRPRPGLKHARELLGFSVWLTLGSIVRTANWRIDHLLIGGFLGRPALGYYSMGSNLAAMPTQEVTTPLFSALFPAFTRVTDSTERLVRNYRRAQSTVTCAVLPLGVGAALIADPLIPLLLGEKWRPAVFVVQMLSAVFALQTIGSLAQPLAMATGRTRMLFVRDLQNFGLRVPLIVLGMFLAGLPGILWARAITGSIAIGFNMAVVRSITGLGYKTQLVDNLRVLAAAAIMTGGVLLAHAQLSTGLSWQGQLMELIALTVIGAFLYIGSLAVLWIAAGMPDGPEKEIVQIFKQMGNRFAQSSQQ; encoded by the coding sequence ATGGTAGAGTTCCGCGGCAAACTCCTCGCCGGGGCCGGATGGATGGGCGCCTCGCGCCTCGCGGTGAATGCGCTCGGGTTCCTGAGCACGGTCGTTCTTGCCCGTATCCTTACGCCGGACGATTTCGGGCTCGTCGCGCTGGCCATGGCGATGATCCTGCTGATGTCGGCCATTACCGACACCTCGCTGGCGTCGGCTCTGGTCCAGCACGAGGATCCGGGAGAGGATCACTGCAACACCATCCTCACCATGGGGGTCATCCGCGGGGTGATCGCCGCAGGCCTTTTTGCGCTCGCCGCGAACCCGCTTGCGGACCTGTTCAGGGAACCGCGGCTGGTCGACGTGATGTACGTGCTGTCGATCACGCTCGTGCTGAGCGGATTTGCCAATCCGCGATCGATCCTGCTGACGAAAGATCTGATCTTCTGGCAGCAGTTCATGCTCCAGGTGTCCAAGAAGCTGACGCAGCTGCTGATCGCGGTGGGGCTGGCGCTGATCTACCGAAGCTATTGGGCGATGATCCTCGGGACCGTGATCGGACAGGCCGTTAGCGTCGTGGTCTCTTATTCCGTCCTGCCCTATCGGCCCCGGCCGGGGCTTAAGCACGCCCGCGAGCTGCTCGGCTTTTCGGTGTGGCTGACTCTTGGAAGCATCGTGCGGACCGCCAATTGGCGGATCGACCACCTGCTGATCGGCGGTTTTCTTGGCAGGCCCGCACTCGGCTACTACTCGATGGGCAGCAATCTTGCGGCGATGCCGACGCAGGAAGTGACAACGCCGCTTTTCTCGGCGCTGTTTCCCGCCTTTACCCGTGTCACCGATTCCACCGAGCGGCTGGTAAGGAACTACCGCCGCGCCCAGTCCACCGTGACCTGCGCGGTGCTCCCGCTCGGCGTAGGTGCGGCGCTGATCGCCGACCCCCTGATCCCGCTGCTCCTTGGCGAGAAATGGCGGCCGGCGGTCTTCGTGGTCCAGATGCTCTCGGCGGTATTCGCCTTGCAGACGATCGGCTCGCTGGCCCAACCGCTCGCGATGGCGACGGGGCGGACGAGGATGCTCTTCGTCCGGGACCTTCAGAATTTCGGCTTGCGGGTTCCCTTGATCGTCCTCGGCATGTTCCTCGCCGGCCTGCCGGGCATCTTGTGGGCCCGCGCGATCACCGGATCGATCGCGATCGGCTTCAACATGGCCGTCGTCCGATCGATCACCGGCCTGGGTTACAAAACGCAGTTGGTGGACAACCTGCGAGTGTTGGCGGCGGCCGCTATCATGACGGGCGGGGTCTTGCTTGCGCACGCGCAGCTATCGACCGGGCTGAGCTGGCAGGGGCAACTGATGGAACTCATCGCGCTGACCGTGATTGGCGCGTTCCTCTACATCGGGAGCCTGGCGGTCCTTTGGATCGCAGCGGGGATGCCCGACGGGCCCGAGAAGGAAATCGTGCAGATCTTTAAGCAAATGGGAAATCGCTTTGCCCAGTCATCGCAACAATAG
- a CDS encoding glycosyltransferase family 4 protein, translating into MDPARSRLCVTGLRGIPGVMGGVETHCEELLPRVAVSAPEFEIEVLGRRPYLDGAPDQCQGVLITPLPSPRQSHLEAIISTAVGVFYARWKGARVLHIHAIGPAILTPLARLMGLKVVMTHHGDDYERAKWGRFAKLVLRTGERWGLNYAHHVIAVSPSLAERLAHQYPTCAAKVRYIPNGAPALSDDVLGSSEILSRFGVSARNFILAVGRFVPEKGFDYLIDAFRKSGTGRKLVIAGGADHGSAYARKIMQEAGGNVILTGQQPRPVLKALYQNTDLFVLPSFHEGLPITALEAGRCGAPMLLSDIQPNRDLGLGEANYFPVGDIDALADRMGQPSAEFGVNVRDLNNRFDWDQIAQHTLAVYREAAW; encoded by the coding sequence ATGGATCCTGCACGCTCTCGCCTGTGCGTGACGGGCTTGCGCGGCATTCCCGGCGTGATGGGTGGTGTCGAAACGCACTGCGAGGAGTTGCTCCCGCGTGTGGCGGTAAGCGCGCCCGAGTTTGAGATCGAAGTGCTGGGTCGCCGGCCCTACCTCGACGGGGCGCCGGACCAGTGTCAGGGCGTCCTGATCACTCCGCTTCCGTCGCCGCGGCAATCGCATTTGGAGGCGATCATCTCGACCGCGGTGGGGGTGTTCTACGCTCGCTGGAAGGGTGCCCGCGTCCTTCACATACACGCCATCGGCCCGGCGATCCTTACGCCCTTGGCCAGGCTGATGGGGCTCAAGGTCGTGATGACGCATCACGGTGATGACTACGAGCGCGCGAAATGGGGCCGGTTCGCCAAGTTGGTGCTCCGGACCGGCGAGCGATGGGGACTGAACTACGCCCATCACGTGATCGCCGTGTCGCCCTCGCTGGCCGAAAGGCTGGCGCACCAGTACCCGACTTGTGCGGCGAAGGTCCGCTACATACCGAACGGAGCTCCGGCGTTGAGCGACGATGTCCTCGGTTCGTCCGAGATCCTGTCGCGCTTCGGCGTGTCGGCCCGGAACTTCATCCTCGCGGTGGGTCGGTTCGTGCCGGAGAAGGGCTTCGACTACCTGATCGACGCGTTCCGCAAGAGCGGGACCGGGCGGAAACTGGTGATCGCCGGGGGGGCCGATCACGGTTCCGCCTACGCCCGCAAGATCATGCAAGAGGCGGGCGGAAACGTCATCCTCACGGGGCAGCAGCCGAGGCCGGTCCTGAAGGCCCTTTATCAAAACACCGACCTCTTCGTTCTACCGTCATTTCACGAGGGCTTGCCGATCACGGCACTTGAGGCGGGGCGCTGCGGTGCCCCGATGCTGCTTAGCGACATCCAGCCCAATCGCGATCTGGGCTTGGGAGAAGCGAACTACTTCCCGGTGGGCGATATCGATGCGCTGGCCGACAGGATGGGCCAACCGTCCGCTGAGTTCGGCGTGAATGTGCGAGACCTCAACAACCGCTTCGACTGGGACCAGATCGCCCAACATACGCTTGCCGTCTATCGGGAGGCCGCATGGTAG
- a CDS encoding serine acetyltransferase: MSEVSKIQLREEEVDLEALAKPHSRGCLRSFRALRLYLTADLHRYHAGRFHFWRHFLFTPGYKYTFWMRLSGYLKTGRITRLTLYPIAKFILLHCRYKYGIAIPEYTEIDPGLFINRFGGIYMHGHTKIGHDVTLSAMTMIGQTNRGKRAGTPTIGNRVFMGVGAKVIGKVTVGDDSAIGVSALVTRDVPPNSVVAGIPAKVISEEGSEGYVNRTVPAELLAACYAANGRALP, encoded by the coding sequence ATGTCCGAGGTCTCGAAGATCCAACTACGGGAAGAGGAGGTCGATCTCGAAGCGCTCGCCAAACCCCATTCGCGCGGTTGCCTCAGATCGTTTCGGGCGCTCCGGCTCTATCTCACCGCCGACCTGCATCGCTACCACGCCGGACGCTTCCACTTCTGGCGCCACTTCCTGTTTACGCCCGGGTACAAGTACACCTTCTGGATGCGGCTGAGCGGCTACCTGAAGACTGGGCGCATCACTCGGCTGACGCTCTATCCGATCGCCAAGTTCATCCTGCTGCACTGCCGCTACAAATACGGGATCGCGATCCCTGAATACACCGAGATCGACCCGGGCCTGTTCATCAACCGCTTTGGCGGCATCTACATGCACGGCCACACCAAGATCGGGCATGACGTCACCTTGAGCGCGATGACCATGATCGGCCAAACCAACCGCGGTAAACGGGCCGGGACTCCCACGATCGGTAACCGGGTCTTCATGGGCGTCGGCGCGAAAGTGATCGGCAAAGTGACGGTCGGCGACGATAGCGCGATCGGCGTTTCCGCGCTGGTGACCCGAGACGTGCCCCCGAACAGCGTGGTGGCAGGTATCCCGGCCAAGGTGATTTCGGAGGAAGGCTCCGAAGGCTACGTCAATCGCACGGTTCCGGCCGAGCTTCTTGCGGCTTGCTACGCAGCGAACGGGAGGGCGCTGCCTTAG
- a CDS encoding glycosyltransferase family 2 protein — translation MLSGRGPGNAAPRFSVITPLYNKAPHVEATIRSALSQSRPPEEIIVIDDGSTDGGLEIVRAIQDERVRILTRSPPGPGGYAARNLGIRAAKGDWVAFLDADDLWSDRHLEGLSTAITDCPETVGCAFSRFEIVEEAGRRPYRHSNRLVPGRALPLELLIQAWLDTERCPVWTGATAIRTDLLVDAGLFPEDGARRGGDKDMWLRALALSEAVFVEHSSAEFHQDTVNRVTRSTRHSNVPVIVSTIAELLDGVTPEQRSLLKRLSNQEVVLYARHSAGNGVPFGAEFFRALYAPRLRDSIRMAGYWIAAQVMRLRKRIGAS, via the coding sequence ATGCTTTCCGGTCGAGGACCCGGCAACGCGGCACCGCGCTTCTCGGTAATCACGCCGCTGTACAACAAGGCCCCTCATGTCGAAGCCACGATACGCAGCGCACTGAGTCAAAGCCGCCCACCCGAAGAGATCATCGTCATCGACGACGGCTCGACCGACGGCGGCCTAGAAATCGTGCGCGCGATCCAGGACGAACGGGTGCGCATTCTGACGCGCTCCCCGCCCGGACCTGGCGGCTATGCCGCGAGGAACCTCGGGATCAGGGCGGCCAAGGGGGACTGGGTCGCCTTCCTCGATGCCGACGATTTGTGGAGCGATCGTCACCTCGAGGGGCTTTCCACGGCGATCACTGACTGTCCCGAAACCGTCGGGTGCGCGTTCAGCCGGTTCGAGATAGTCGAAGAGGCCGGTCGTCGGCCTTACCGGCATTCCAACCGGCTGGTTCCAGGAAGGGCGCTTCCGCTTGAACTGCTTATCCAGGCCTGGCTCGATACCGAGCGCTGCCCTGTCTGGACAGGCGCCACGGCCATTCGCACCGACCTTCTGGTCGATGCCGGCCTGTTTCCAGAAGACGGCGCGAGGCGTGGCGGGGACAAGGACATGTGGCTTCGCGCGCTGGCGCTCTCAGAAGCGGTGTTCGTCGAACACTCCAGCGCCGAGTTCCACCAGGACACGGTCAATCGCGTAACACGTTCGACGCGCCATTCGAACGTGCCGGTCATCGTCTCGACTATAGCCGAACTGTTGGATGGCGTTACGCCCGAGCAACGCTCGCTGCTCAAGCGCCTGTCGAACCAGGAAGTGGTGCTCTACGCGCGTCACTCGGCCGGCAACGGAGTGCCCTTCGGGGCCGAGTTCTTCCGGGCGCTATACGCGCCCCGCCTGCGCGACAGCATCAGGATGGCCGGCTACTGGATTGCCGCGCAGGTCATGCGTTTACGGAAGCGGATCGGCGCCAGCTAA
- a CDS encoding O-antigen ligase family protein yields the protein MSDSFSDVAPMLPAYALLPALCVLTLGAVFALWIAQGLAARFVVFAIWMRLVLSALHVYTYAQVAGGLSINALFSIFVVGLGFLVVRKTLLLNKAVLPIYLLIGVTLLSAMANARVVPGFDVLIKYLYFLVIALATYQALRESDRGFGLAVLLAFSPLVLLQLISVVLGMPKVAPDGSISYIGGYNHEAAFSVALVGLFFAACLAKGTSLTIRTIAMVAAAAGIWVANYRTAMIGILPLGFYATAMGVGRWVEPRLRAAVIIGMTMLALALVVYALGASERFVEIKSLLQGEVDLLKPPASFTQADQDLLSARAYIWSQYLYGWADGNALQHLLGFGPDAWEDHFEIYAHNTFVGMLFDGGLLGVGAIATLLGTGFVLAARSGEFAPRLLAAHLSFLLLNMATMPFWLIEGLILYGYLWGHTMHAYYRRAPKWEFDPADLGALRFNGSL from the coding sequence ATGAGCGACAGTTTCTCCGACGTAGCCCCGATGCTTCCGGCCTACGCGCTGCTTCCGGCACTCTGCGTACTCACGCTCGGCGCCGTTTTCGCGCTGTGGATCGCGCAGGGGCTGGCGGCCCGCTTCGTCGTCTTTGCGATCTGGATGCGGCTCGTGCTGTCCGCGTTGCACGTCTACACTTACGCGCAGGTCGCCGGGGGCCTGTCGATCAACGCGCTGTTTTCGATCTTCGTTGTCGGGCTGGGCTTTCTGGTCGTCCGCAAGACGCTGTTGCTGAACAAGGCGGTGTTGCCGATCTACCTGCTCATCGGCGTCACCTTGCTCAGCGCCATGGCGAACGCGCGGGTGGTTCCCGGGTTCGATGTGCTGATCAAGTATCTCTATTTCCTGGTGATCGCGCTCGCGACCTACCAGGCGCTCCGAGAGAGCGACCGCGGATTCGGCCTCGCCGTGCTGCTCGCCTTCAGCCCGCTCGTGCTGCTGCAGCTGATCTCGGTGGTGCTGGGAATGCCCAAGGTCGCTCCCGACGGGTCGATCAGCTACATCGGCGGGTACAATCACGAAGCCGCCTTCTCGGTCGCGCTGGTCGGTCTGTTCTTCGCGGCCTGCCTCGCCAAGGGCACCAGCCTCACGATCCGCACCATAGCCATGGTGGCTGCAGCCGCCGGCATCTGGGTGGCCAACTATCGCACGGCCATGATCGGGATCCTCCCGCTCGGCTTTTACGCCACCGCGATGGGGGTTGGCCGGTGGGTCGAACCCAGGTTGCGCGCGGCCGTGATCATCGGGATGACGATGCTTGCGCTCGCGCTCGTGGTTTACGCGCTGGGAGCTTCCGAACGCTTCGTCGAGATCAAGAGTCTGCTCCAGGGCGAAGTCGATCTGCTGAAGCCGCCGGCCTCCTTCACGCAAGCCGACCAAGACCTGCTGAGCGCCCGGGCCTATATCTGGAGCCAGTATCTCTACGGCTGGGCCGACGGAAACGCGCTCCAGCACCTGCTCGGTTTCGGTCCGGACGCCTGGGAGGATCACTTTGAGATCTACGCCCACAACACCTTCGTCGGTATGCTTTTCGACGGTGGCCTGCTTGGCGTGGGGGCCATCGCCACGCTTCTCGGCACCGGTTTCGTGCTTGCCGCGAGGAGTGGCGAATTCGCGCCCCGGCTCCTGGCGGCGCATCTGAGCTTCCTCTTGCTCAACATGGCGACGATGCCCTTCTGGTTGATTGAGGGGCTCATTCTCTACGGCTATCTCTGGGGTCACACGATGCACGCCTACTACCGCCGAGCTCCGAAGTGGGAGTTCGATCCGGCCGACCTTGGCGCCTTGCGCTTCAACGGTAGCTTGTGA
- a CDS encoding endonuclease/exonuclease/phosphatase family protein, translating to MTSGRIRWRQACLMIAVAIVLTLPLGRLSGTIDAFTSFLPFAPLFALAALIPGRGKMPALMQGVAACVLVVTAVAIVPEVATTGRAHASAASGQRLTLITQNVGVVNSDPVGTIDALLASDADIVVLQETDGAVAPYHQRLKQRFPYYSPCREGCSAAIYSRLPLTEARYRARAADGAAFGPPLLWATVKLEDGTQFPIVTYHQPWPLPAERQAEWRNDLPDALAALGTQRLILAGDFNLTPWSSAMGQLDSDLAPLSRGTRAAFSFPARFAGLSWPVPFLPIDHVYTGPQWSVQNVEVLPAVGSDHHAIRADLVFANPTVAGG from the coding sequence ATGACTTCGGGGCGCATCCGCTGGCGCCAAGCGTGCCTCATGATCGCCGTCGCGATCGTGCTGACCTTGCCGCTCGGGCGGCTGTCCGGGACTATCGATGCCTTCACCTCGTTCCTGCCGTTCGCTCCGCTGTTCGCGCTGGCGGCCCTCATTCCGGGACGGGGCAAGATGCCCGCCCTGATGCAGGGCGTTGCTGCTTGCGTCCTCGTTGTCACGGCGGTGGCGATAGTCCCGGAGGTTGCGACTACCGGACGAGCGCATGCGTCGGCCGCCTCAGGCCAGCGGCTGACCCTGATTACGCAGAACGTCGGCGTGGTGAACTCCGATCCGGTCGGGACCATCGACGCCTTGCTCGCCAGCGATGCGGATATCGTTGTGCTGCAGGAGACCGACGGCGCGGTTGCGCCCTATCACCAGCGGCTCAAGCAGCGCTTTCCCTATTACAGCCCCTGCCGCGAAGGCTGCTCCGCCGCGATCTATTCGCGGCTGCCGCTCACTGAAGCGCGCTACCGCGCCCGGGCAGCCGATGGCGCGGCGTTCGGCCCGCCGCTCCTCTGGGCGACGGTGAAGCTCGAGGACGGGACGCAGTTTCCGATCGTCACTTATCACCAGCCATGGCCGCTCCCCGCCGAGCGCCAGGCCGAATGGCGCAATGATCTGCCAGACGCGCTCGCCGCGCTTGGGACGCAGCGATTGATCCTGGCTGGCGACTTCAACCTGACGCCGTGGAGTTCGGCCATGGGGCAGCTAGATAGCGATCTCGCACCGCTCAGCCGGGGCACCCGCGCGGCGTTCAGTTTCCCGGCGCGGTTTGCTGGCCTTTCGTGGCCGGTTCCGTTCCTGCCCATCGATCATGTCTACACCGGGCCGCAGTGGTCGGTGCAGAACGTGGAGGTGCTGCCGGCCGTGGGGTCGGACCATCACGCCATCCGGGCCGACCTGGTGTTCGCCAATCCGACGGTGGCAGGCGGATGA
- a CDS encoding glycosyltransferase, with protein sequence MSKRVVFVINSLAGGGAERVFSTILSASAPYRRDYDVSVTLLDREDRAYELPRDMGVRQLDSRHSLPLSIAGLTREARREKAQLAVSFLTRANVAAAFAMIVRRRPFVISERVDTAAHLATGRFAWASRFLVRLTYPRAAAVIAVSSGVADTLVRDFGVERQRISVVFNPVDLDRIARLAAEEPAIDIRGDDCIAMGRLVPNKNFALAIEAFARSGRSGRLVLIGTGPLEAELRALADRVGLGERLVMPGFIENPYALLARAGLFVLSSNAEGFPNALVEAMAVGLPVVATDCRSGPSEVLATSLDGAKAAEGEGGLLVPANDVPAMAEAIALMGDRSVSRAFGERGRRRAAEFSVDKAVGAYWQIIESVIGNGTIRS encoded by the coding sequence ATGAGCAAACGGGTCGTGTTTGTCATCAACTCGCTGGCGGGTGGGGGAGCGGAGCGAGTGTTCAGCACCATCCTGTCCGCGTCTGCGCCTTATCGACGCGATTACGACGTCTCGGTGACGCTGCTCGATCGTGAGGACCGGGCGTACGAGCTGCCGCGCGACATGGGCGTCCGGCAACTGGACAGCCGGCACAGCTTGCCCCTCAGCATCGCCGGGCTGACCCGAGAGGCAAGGCGGGAGAAGGCCCAGCTTGCGGTCTCCTTCCTGACCCGAGCTAACGTTGCCGCTGCCTTCGCCATGATCGTGCGACGGAGGCCTTTCGTCATCAGCGAACGTGTCGACACGGCAGCTCACCTCGCCACTGGGCGCTTCGCTTGGGCGAGCCGGTTCCTGGTCCGGCTCACCTACCCGCGTGCGGCGGCCGTGATCGCGGTCTCGAGCGGGGTTGCCGACACGCTCGTCCGCGACTTCGGCGTCGAGCGGCAGCGGATTTCCGTCGTTTTCAACCCGGTCGATCTCGACAGGATTGCCAGGCTCGCTGCGGAGGAGCCTGCGATCGACATTCGCGGCGACGATTGCATCGCCATGGGGCGCCTGGTTCCGAACAAGAACTTCGCCCTGGCGATTGAGGCCTTCGCTCGCAGCGGCCGGAGCGGGCGGCTGGTGCTGATCGGCACCGGACCGCTTGAGGCGGAGCTACGCGCGCTCGCCGATCGAGTGGGCCTTGGCGAACGGCTGGTCATGCCCGGCTTCATCGAGAACCCTTATGCACTGCTGGCCCGCGCCGGCCTTTTCGTGCTGAGTTCCAATGCCGAGGGCTTTCCCAATGCGCTGGTCGAGGCGATGGCGGTCGGCCTGCCGGTGGTCGCTACCGATTGCCGCTCTGGGCCGTCGGAGGTTCTGGCGACAAGTCTCGACGGCGCCAAGGCGGCCGAGGGTGAGGGCGGTCTTCTGGTCCCGGCCAATGATGTTCCAGCGATGGCCGAAGCCATTGCCCTCATGGGGGACCGGAGCGTCAGCCGGGCGTTCGGCGAGCGAGGCAGGCGCCGGGCGGCCGAGTTCAGTGTCGACAAGGCGGTTGGGGCTTACTGGCAGATCATCGAGTCCGTCATCGGGAACGGAACGATCCGGTCATGA